In Aegilops tauschii subsp. strangulata cultivar AL8/78 chromosome 3, Aet v6.0, whole genome shotgun sequence, one genomic interval encodes:
- the LOC109778958 gene encoding non-specific lipid transfer protein GPI-anchored 29 gives MATLRRCSGLLLAAVALALAAGMAAAQGPAGAPAPAAGISSECMTAVLNMSDCLPYVESGSKTRHPDKACCPELDGLLQSNPVCLCQLLAGGADSYGISVDYKRAMALPGVCRLNAPPLSACAAFGVPVGPSSAPLTGVPSPSATGPLMPENPPSATPSKSKSHAPGRLNGRGLVALAALPLAITAAAMF, from the exons ATGGCGACTCTGCGGCGGTGCTCCGGGCTGTTGCTCGCGGCGGTGGCGCTGGCGCTGGCGGCGGGGATGGCGGCGGCGCAGGGGCCGGCCggcgcgccggcgccggcggccgggaTCAGCTCGGAGTGCATGACCGCGGTGCTCAACATGTCCGACTGCCTGCCGTACGTGGAGAGCGGGAGCAAGACGCGGCACCCGGACAAGGCCTGCTGCCCGGAGCTGGACGGCCTGCTGCAGTCCAACCCCGTCTGCCTCTGCCAGCTGCTCGCCGGCGGCGCCGACTCCTACGGAATCAGCGTCGACTACAAGCGCGCCATGGCGCTGCCCGGCGTCTGCCGCCTCAACGCGCCGCCCCTCAGCGCCTGCGCAG CTTTTGGAGTCCCCGTGGGGCCTTCTTCGGCGCCATTAACAGGAGTGCCCTCTCCATCCGCTACAGGACCACTGATGCCTG AGAACCCGCCATCCGCAACGCCGTCCAAGTCGAAGTCCCACGCCCCGGGCCGCCTCAACGGCCGCGGCCTCGTCGCCCTCGCCGCGCTGCCGCTGGCGATCACGGCCGCCGCCATGTTCTAG